Proteins encoded in a region of the Puniceibacterium sp. IMCC21224 genome:
- a CDS encoding circularly permuted type 2 ATP-grasp protein: MTTPDPKTFNEMLDGSQVRSAYQSLERWHKSMPQDLRSLKQSEAENLFRRVGITFAVYGEGGDPERLIPFDMFPRVFTDTEWRKLERGIRQRAAALNAFLADVYDRGEIIRAGRIPERLVTRNEAFEKAVVGFRPPRNVYSHIVGIDLVRTGRDQFYVLEDNCRTPSGVSYMLQNREIMMRMFPQLFVENRIAPVDGYARLLKKTLASVAPAKCEGEPRVVILTPGQFNSAYYEHSFLADLMGVELVEGKDLYVEGDYVWMKTTEGPQRVDVIYRRLDDAFIDPLCFRPDSMLGVPGLMSVYRSGGVNICSCPGAGVADDKAIYTYVPEMIRFYLGEAPILENVPTWQCGKTDDCKYVLEHLDELVVKEVHGSGGYGMLVGPKADKTTIEIFRQKITEDPDNYIAQPTLALSTTPTFVEEGIAPRHVDLRPYCLVGETIELVPGGLTRVALTEGSLVVNSSQGGGVKDTWVLAE, encoded by the coding sequence ATGACAACACCAGACCCCAAGACATTCAACGAAATGCTCGATGGTTCACAGGTGCGCAGCGCCTACCAGAGCCTTGAGCGTTGGCACAAATCCATGCCTCAGGATCTGCGCAGCCTCAAGCAAAGCGAAGCGGAAAACCTGTTCCGCCGCGTCGGCATCACCTTTGCCGTTTACGGAGAAGGCGGCGATCCCGAACGGCTGATCCCGTTCGATATGTTCCCGCGTGTGTTCACCGATACTGAATGGCGCAAATTGGAACGCGGCATCCGTCAGCGGGCGGCGGCACTGAACGCCTTTCTCGCCGATGTTTATGATCGAGGAGAAATCATTCGCGCGGGCCGTATTCCTGAACGTCTGGTGACCCGCAACGAAGCCTTTGAAAAGGCGGTTGTCGGGTTCCGTCCGCCGCGCAATGTCTACAGTCATATCGTGGGAATCGATCTGGTGCGCACCGGGCGCGACCAGTTCTATGTGCTCGAGGACAACTGCCGCACGCCGTCTGGCGTCAGCTATATGCTGCAGAATCGCGAGATCATGATGCGGATGTTCCCGCAGCTCTTTGTGGAAAACCGCATCGCGCCGGTGGATGGCTATGCGCGCCTACTGAAAAAGACGCTGGCGTCGGTTGCCCCGGCGAAATGCGAGGGCGAGCCGCGCGTTGTGATCCTGACGCCAGGTCAGTTCAACAGTGCCTATTACGAACATTCCTTTCTGGCCGACCTGATGGGGGTCGAACTGGTCGAGGGGAAGGATTTGTACGTCGAAGGTGACTATGTCTGGATGAAGACCACCGAAGGGCCGCAGCGGGTGGATGTGATTTATCGCCGACTCGACGATGCCTTTATCGACCCGCTGTGTTTCCGGCCTGACAGTATGCTGGGTGTGCCGGGCCTGATGTCGGTCTATCGCTCGGGCGGGGTGAATATCTGTTCGTGCCCCGGTGCTGGTGTCGCGGACGACAAGGCGATCTATACCTATGTCCCCGAGATGATCCGGTTCTATCTGGGTGAGGCACCGATCTTGGAAAACGTGCCGACCTGGCAATGTGGCAAGACCGATGACTGCAAATACGTGCTCGAACATCTGGACGAACTGGTGGTCAAAGAGGTGCATGGATCCGGTGGCTACGGCATGCTGGTCGGCCCCAAGGCCGACAAGACCACGATCGAGATTTTCCGCCAGAAAATCACCGAGGACCCTGACAACTACATCGCGCAGCCCACGCTGGCTTTGTCTACAACGCCCACATTTGTGGAAGAGGGGATTGCGCCTCGCCACGTCGATCTGCGACCCTATTGTCTGGTGGGCGAAACCATCGAACTGGTGCCCGGTGGTCTGACACGGGTCGCGCTGACCGAAGGGTCGCTGGTGGTGAACTCAAGCCAGGGCGGCGGTGTCAAAGATACATGGGTATTGGCGGAGTGA
- the urtA gene encoding urea ABC transporter substrate-binding protein, with protein sequence MTSRISLTGLATASLLASGTAVLAQDCPIKVGVLHSLSGTMAISETTLKDTMLMLIEKQNAAGGLLGCQLEAVVKDPASDWPLFAEKARELISNDGVDVTFGSWTSSSRKAVLPVLEELNALYFYPVQYEGEESSKNVFYTGAAPNQQAIPAVDYFLEELGVEKFALLGTDYVYPRTTNNILDSYLKSKGIAEEDIFVNYTPFGQSDWSTIVADVVALGADGKQVGVISTINGDANIGFYKELAAANVSADDIPVVAFSVGEEELSGLDTSNLVGHLAAWNYFMTAETPANAEFIKEWHAFIGDDSRVTNDPMEAHYIGFNMWVKAVEAAGTTDVDAVRENMWGLEFPNLTGGTAVMGTNHHLSKPVLIGEIRADGQFDIISQTEPVEGDAWTDFLPESAVLTSDWKELGCGMYNTENKTCVQLTSNY encoded by the coding sequence ATGACTTCAAGGATTTCACTGACGGGCCTCGCCACAGCCTCGCTACTGGCCTCTGGCACAGCCGTCCTGGCGCAGGACTGCCCGATCAAGGTCGGTGTGCTGCATTCACTGTCAGGTACGATGGCGATTTCGGAAACGACCCTGAAAGACACCATGCTGATGCTGATCGAAAAGCAGAACGCCGCAGGCGGCCTGCTGGGATGTCAGCTTGAGGCTGTCGTAAAGGATCCGGCGTCTGACTGGCCGCTGTTTGCCGAAAAGGCCCGTGAACTGATTTCCAACGACGGGGTCGACGTGACCTTTGGCAGCTGGACATCGTCATCCCGCAAGGCGGTGCTGCCGGTGCTCGAAGAACTGAACGCATTGTACTTCTACCCGGTACAGTACGAAGGCGAAGAAAGCTCCAAGAACGTGTTCTACACCGGCGCCGCACCGAACCAGCAGGCGATCCCGGCGGTGGATTACTTCCTCGAAGAGCTGGGCGTGGAGAAATTCGCGCTGCTCGGCACCGACTACGTCTACCCGCGCACCACCAACAACATCCTTGATTCCTACCTCAAGAGCAAAGGGATCGCCGAAGAAGACATCTTTGTGAACTACACGCCCTTTGGTCAGTCCGACTGGTCAACCATCGTGGCCGACGTCGTCGCTCTTGGCGCCGATGGTAAGCAAGTCGGTGTGATCTCGACGATCAACGGCGACGCCAACATTGGCTTTTACAAGGAACTCGCCGCCGCAAACGTCTCGGCTGACGATATTCCGGTTGTGGCCTTTTCGGTGGGCGAAGAGGAATTGTCGGGTCTCGACACCTCGAACCTCGTGGGTCACCTCGCCGCGTGGAACTATTTCATGACCGCGGAAACGCCCGCAAACGCTGAATTCATCAAGGAATGGCATGCGTTCATCGGTGACGACAGCCGCGTGACCAATGACCCGATGGAAGCGCATTACATAGGCTTCAACATGTGGGTCAAAGCGGTCGAAGCCGCCGGAACCACCGATGTCGACGCCGTACGCGAAAACATGTGGGGACTTGAGTTCCCGAACCTGACCGGCGGAACCGCCGTGATGGGCACCAACCATCACCTGTCCAAGCCGGTGCTGATCGGTGAAATCCGCGCCGACGGCCAGTTCGACATCATCTCGCAGACCGAGCCGGTCGAGGGCGATGCCTGGACCGACTTCCTGCCGGAATCGGCGGTTCTGACCTCTGACTGGAAAGAACTTGGCTGCGGCATGTACAACACCGAAAACAAGACCTGCGTTCAGTTGACCTCGAACTACTGA
- the urtB gene encoding urea ABC transporter permease subunit UrtB codes for MLRALTLALALCLCLPAAQLRAQTSTDLQTVLQRHADEVVNPGRRSVDVVITDLVAAGLPDTATFLERWADKGVYQRSTDGLFYYATRSGDEFTITDISTGEPAGSAPAAEMTEIRPNGGVRRVLATALVQFQLSDPDIARRIAALDAISRSPAADQVEPLRLSIANEPDPALKQRKERLAGMLAASFADTPAERIAAIENLSGALDVDVRAVMNLILTSSADVAPTLPEGANIARTLTPGDDISEAEAYARLVVANLAPEAASNDAIKAVLTDNIIDGRVGGVPVGQLNTTQARATAYAALTAAGTVPPLVTDESRAAAIAQHVFFEQYAEPDPAITDAARTALTEIEGRVSRYQVLDLGLDALSLASIYFLAAIGLAITFGVMGVINMAHGEFIMMGAYTGYVVQLFIPDYTLSLVVALPLAFAVTFAAGVAMERLIIRHLYHRPLETLLATFGISIALQQLAKNVFGTQARPLTSPGWLDGAWVINDVVQIANIRIAIFFLALLFLALILFVLKRTRLGLEVRAVTQNPGMAASMGINPDRINMLTFGLGSGIAGIAGVAIGLYAKVTSEMGADYIVQSFMTVVVGGVGNVWGTLAGASLIGGLQKGIEFFNPSNTLAAQTYMILFIILFIQFRPKGIVALKGRAAGD; via the coding sequence ATGCTTCGTGCGCTCACACTCGCCCTTGCGCTATGCCTATGCCTGCCCGCGGCACAGCTACGCGCACAAACATCGACCGACCTGCAGACAGTGCTGCAACGCCATGCCGACGAGGTGGTAAACCCGGGCCGACGCAGCGTCGATGTGGTCATAACCGATCTTGTGGCCGCAGGCCTGCCCGACACCGCCACCTTCCTTGAACGCTGGGCCGACAAGGGTGTTTATCAACGTTCGACCGATGGCCTATTCTACTACGCTACCCGCTCCGGCGACGAATTTACGATAACAGACATTTCGACCGGCGAGCCGGCGGGTTCCGCCCCCGCTGCCGAGATGACCGAGATTCGCCCCAACGGCGGCGTGCGCCGCGTGCTGGCCACCGCGCTGGTACAGTTCCAACTCTCGGATCCGGATATAGCGCGCCGCATTGCCGCGCTTGACGCGATTTCGCGCAGTCCTGCCGCAGATCAGGTCGAACCCCTGCGCTTGTCCATCGCGAACGAGCCGGACCCGGCATTGAAGCAGCGCAAGGAACGTCTGGCCGGTATGCTCGCCGCCAGCTTTGCCGATACCCCCGCAGAAAGAATCGCTGCCATTGAGAATCTGTCCGGCGCGCTGGATGTGGATGTGCGCGCGGTGATGAACCTGATCCTGACCTCATCCGCCGACGTCGCGCCCACCCTGCCAGAAGGTGCCAACATCGCCCGGACCCTGACCCCCGGTGACGATATTTCCGAGGCCGAGGCCTATGCCCGCCTTGTCGTCGCCAACCTCGCCCCCGAGGCCGCGTCGAATGATGCGATCAAGGCGGTGCTGACCGACAACATCATCGACGGCCGCGTCGGCGGTGTGCCCGTGGGTCAGTTGAACACAACGCAGGCGCGTGCCACTGCCTATGCCGCCCTGACTGCCGCCGGCACCGTGCCACCGCTGGTCACGGACGAAAGCCGCGCCGCCGCCATCGCGCAGCATGTGTTCTTTGAACAATATGCCGAACCCGATCCAGCCATCACCGACGCCGCCCGCACCGCCCTGACCGAAATCGAGGGCCGCGTGTCACGCTATCAGGTGCTTGACCTCGGGCTTGACGCGCTGTCTCTGGCCTCGATCTACTTTCTTGCCGCCATCGGCCTTGCCATCACCTTTGGGGTGATGGGGGTGATCAACATGGCGCATGGCGAATTCATCATGATGGGCGCCTATACCGGCTATGTGGTGCAGCTGTTCATCCCCGACTATACGCTGTCGCTGGTGGTCGCGCTGCCGCTGGCCTTTGCGGTCACCTTCGCCGCAGGCGTCGCGATGGAGCGACTTATAATCCGCCACCTCTACCACCGCCCGCTTGAAACCCTGCTGGCCACCTTCGGCATCTCGATCGCGCTGCAACAGCTGGCCAAGAATGTGTTTGGCACGCAGGCGCGCCCCCTGACCTCACCCGGCTGGCTGGATGGGGCATGGGTGATCAATGACGTCGTGCAAATCGCCAACATCCGCATCGCGATCTTCTTTCTGGCGCTGCTGTTCCTGGCGCTGATCCTGTTTGTGCTGAAACGCACCCGGCTTGGCCTTGAGGTCCGCGCCGTGACCCAGAACCCCGGCATGGCCGCGTCGATGGGGATCAACCCCGACCGGATCAACATGCTGACCTTTGGTCTGGGGTCTGGCATCGCCGGGATCGCCGGTGTCGCCATCGGGCTTTATGCCAAGGTGACCTCGGAAATGGGCGCTGACTACATCGTCCAAAGCTTTATGACAGTGGTCGTCGGTGGCGTCGGCAACGTTTGGGGTACGCTGGCGGGCGCCTCCCTGATTGGCGGCCTGCAAAAGGGAATCGAGTTCTTCAACCCCTCAAACACGCTGGCGGCACAGACTTACATGATCCTCTTCATCATTCTCTTCATCCAGTTCCGGCCCAAGGGCATTGTCGCCCTCAAAGGCCGCGCAGCGGGGGATTGA
- the urtC gene encoding urea ABC transporter permease subunit UrtC gives MRRSFLSQNPSVLWFLLALALFTLGVTVLAEATGTGALSTSFVKTLGKTLCLCLIAIAMDVVWGYCGILSLGHFAFFGIGGYAIGMWLMYARTEIIVTESLAAAAIPATPQEIHDAIGTQIFGVVGSSEFPALWAFADSFILQVLMVILVPGLLALVFGWLAFRSRVTGVYLSILTQAMTLALSLYLFQNDSGLRGNNGMSGLQNIPGYGGESQAVISIAFFWASALALALGYVLFAWVVSGKMGSVIRGIRDNESRVRFLGYHVETYKLFVFTLTAIISGIAGALYYPQAGIINPAEIAPIASIYLAVWVAIGGRGRLYGAVIGAAFVSLVSSWFTGGGAPNIPLGFYTINWTDWWLVLLGLSFVAITLFFPKGIGGAFDLLVRKGGDK, from the coding sequence ATGAGACGATCCTTCCTGTCGCAAAACCCGTCGGTCCTGTGGTTCCTGCTGGCGCTGGCACTATTTACCCTTGGCGTCACCGTGCTGGCCGAGGCAACCGGCACCGGTGCGCTGTCCACCAGCTTTGTCAAAACGTTGGGCAAGACGCTGTGCCTTTGCCTGATCGCCATCGCCATGGATGTGGTCTGGGGCTACTGCGGGATTCTGTCGCTCGGTCACTTCGCCTTTTTCGGCATCGGCGGCTACGCCATCGGCATGTGGCTGATGTATGCGCGCACCGAAATCATCGTGACGGAATCGCTGGCCGCCGCCGCGATCCCCGCCACCCCGCAAGAGATCCATGACGCCATCGGCACACAGATCTTTGGCGTTGTCGGATCGTCCGAATTCCCCGCCCTCTGGGCCTTTGCGGACAGTTTTATCCTGCAGGTGCTGATGGTGATTCTGGTGCCCGGCCTGCTGGCGCTGGTCTTTGGCTGGCTTGCCTTCCGGTCCCGCGTCACCGGCGTTTACCTGTCGATCCTGACCCAAGCCATGACGCTGGCGCTATCACTGTATCTTTTCCAGAACGATTCAGGTCTGCGCGGCAACAACGGCATGTCGGGCCTGCAAAATATTCCCGGCTATGGCGGCGAATCTCAGGCTGTCATCTCAATCGCGTTCTTCTGGGCCTCGGCACTGGCTCTGGCGCTGGGATACGTGCTGTTCGCCTGGGTGGTGTCAGGCAAGATGGGCAGCGTGATCCGCGGCATCCGTGACAACGAATCCCGCGTGCGGTTCCTTGGCTACCATGTCGAGACGTACAAGCTGTTCGTCTTTACCCTCACTGCCATTATTTCCGGCATCGCAGGCGCGCTCTATTACCCACAGGCGGGCATCATCAACCCGGCCGAAATTGCGCCGATCGCCTCGATCTACCTTGCTGTCTGGGTCGCCATTGGCGGACGCGGCAGGCTCTACGGCGCGGTCATCGGCGCGGCCTTTGTTTCGCTGGTGTCGTCGTGGTTCACTGGCGGTGGCGCGCCCAACATCCCGCTGGGGTTCTACACCATCAACTGGACCGACTGGTGGCTGGTGCTGCTGGGCCTCAGCTTTGTCGCCATAACACTGTTCTTTCCAAAAGGGATCGGTGGCGCGTTTGATCTGCTGGTCCGCAAGGGGGGCGACAAATGA
- the urtD gene encoding urea ABC transporter ATP-binding protein UrtD, translated as MSTLLELSGVSVSFDGFRAINNLSFQIGEPELRAIIGPNGAGKTTFMDIITGKTRPDEGRVIFGEKSVSLLKMSESQIARSGIGRKFQKPTVFEAQSVRANLAMALSNPRGPFDVLLYTKTTRGADRIEEIADEIGLTDSLTRPSGELSHGQKQWLEIGMLLAQDPRLLLVDEPAAGMTPAEREHTTDLLKRAAKTRAVVVVEHDMEFVRRLNCKVTVLHEGSVLAEGSLDHVTANKDVIDVYLGR; from the coding sequence ATGAGCACCTTGCTTGAACTCTCTGGTGTTTCGGTCTCGTTTGACGGGTTCCGCGCAATCAACAATCTGTCTTTCCAGATCGGAGAGCCAGAGCTGCGCGCCATCATCGGCCCCAACGGCGCGGGCAAAACCACGTTCATGGACATCATCACAGGCAAGACCCGTCCAGACGAGGGCCGCGTGATCTTTGGCGAAAAATCCGTGTCGCTGTTGAAGATGTCGGAAAGCCAGATCGCCCGATCCGGCATCGGGCGCAAGTTCCAGAAACCCACCGTATTCGAGGCGCAGAGCGTACGCGCCAACCTCGCCATGGCGCTGAGCAATCCGCGCGGCCCATTCGATGTTCTGCTCTACACCAAGACCACGCGCGGCGCCGACAGGATCGAAGAAATCGCTGACGAGATCGGCCTGACCGACAGTTTGACCCGGCCTTCGGGCGAATTGAGCCATGGGCAAAAACAATGGCTGGAGATCGGGATGCTGCTGGCACAGGATCCGCGTTTGCTGCTCGTGGACGAACCGGCGGCAGGCATGACCCCTGCAGAGCGCGAGCACACCACCGACCTGCTGAAGCGTGCCGCCAAAACCCGCGCGGTTGTGGTCGTAGAACATGACATGGAGTTTGTGCGGCGGCTGAATTGCAAGGTTACGGTCCTGCACGAAGGGTCGGTTCTGGCCGAGGGGTCGCTGGATCACGTGACCGCGAACAAGGACGTGATTGATGTCTATCTGGGGCGTTAG
- the urtE gene encoding urea ABC transporter ATP-binding subunit UrtE, protein MLKVDNLTLHYGQSQILHGISLTAEPGKVTAVMGTNGVGKTSLLKAIAGRHPYSGGTITLDGAPLDHLTAFQAARAGIAYVPQGREVFPLMTVMENLESGFACLPKSEHKVPDHIWDLFPILKEFIHRRGGDLSGGQQQQLAIARALISKPRVLLLDEPTEGIQPNIIQQIGRVIAQLRDQGDMAIILVEQYFDFTYGLADSFFAVNRGAVVLEGPRDQIDRETLLSRVSI, encoded by the coding sequence ATGCTGAAAGTGGACAACCTGACGCTGCACTATGGCCAGAGCCAGATCCTTCATGGCATTTCTCTGACGGCTGAACCGGGCAAGGTGACGGCGGTGATGGGCACCAACGGCGTGGGCAAGACCAGCCTGCTCAAGGCTATCGCCGGGCGGCATCCCTATTCCGGCGGGACAATCACGCTGGACGGTGCACCGCTGGATCATCTGACCGCGTTTCAGGCGGCACGGGCCGGAATTGCCTATGTGCCACAGGGGCGCGAGGTGTTTCCGCTGATGACCGTGATGGAAAACCTCGAGTCCGGTTTTGCCTGCCTGCCCAAATCGGAACACAAGGTCCCGGACCACATCTGGGATCTGTTCCCGATCCTCAAGGAATTCATCCATCGGCGCGGCGGCGACCTATCGGGTGGTCAGCAACAGCAACTTGCCATTGCCCGCGCGCTGATCAGCAAACCCCGCGTGTTGTTGCTGGACGAACCGACAGAAGGCATTCAGCCCAACATCATCCAGCAGATTGGTCGCGTCATCGCGCAGCTTCGCGATCAGGGCGACATGGCGATCATTTTGGTCGAGCAGTATTTCGACTTTACCTATGGGCTGGCGGACAGCTTCTTTGCCGTCAACCGGGGGGCTGTTGTGCTTGAGGGTCCGCGCGACCAGATCGACCGCGAAACGCTGCTGTCGCGCGTCTCAATCTGA
- the selD gene encoding selenide, water dikinase SelD has protein sequence MHQPPLPLTRDLVLIGGGHTHALVLRSWGMNPLPGVRVTLINPAPTAPYSGMLPGHLAGHYSRSALDIDLVQLARFAGARIIVGAAHALDPVERTVQVAGRPTISYDICSVDVGVTSAMPTLPGFAEHAVPAKPLGPLASRWAEYLPGAGPASVAVIGGGVAGAEIAMAMAHALRQANRTVGVTLIEQDHILSAVKPRTALSLRTALADLGVKVIEQAVVGQIDANGVLLRDGRRIDAGFVTGAAGAQPYDWIAQTGVNLHQGFIAVNAQLQSSDAHIFAVGDCAHLTASPRPKAGVFAVREAPVLFHNLRAALSGGAMRAYRPQRDYLKLISMGGKSALAERFGLPLSGSIMWQWKNHIDQKFMHKFSDLPRMPTPRLPSPRALDVDVAVGPRPMCGGCGAKVGRGALTDALARLDPPRRSDIRALPGDDAALLLTSGAQQVISTDHLRSFTNDPVVMTRIAAVHALGDIWAMGARPQAALVSLILPRLSDSLTRRTIEEIMQTAQTVLRDAGAEIVGGHSSVGDEMTIGFSITGLCDDAPITLRGAQPGDALILTKPLGSGVILAAEMTREARGDWVIAALDLMQRGQGSASKLMRGAHAMTDVTGFGLAGHLRGICDASGVGAEIVLHDVPLMPGAFELSDAGIRSTIFAQNRAVLADFPSDPRRDLLFDPQTAGGLLAAVAADKAPDLIRQLQAVGDPAAIIGHVTAAAGQITIV, from the coding sequence ATGCATCAGCCCCCCCTGCCCCTCACGCGTGATCTGGTCCTGATTGGCGGCGGACACACCCATGCCTTGGTCTTGCGCAGCTGGGGGATGAACCCGCTGCCCGGCGTGCGGGTCACGCTGATCAATCCCGCGCCGACAGCGCCCTATTCCGGGATGCTGCCCGGCCATCTCGCGGGGCATTACAGCCGCAGCGCGCTCGACATTGATCTGGTGCAATTGGCCCGCTTTGCCGGGGCGCGGATCATCGTGGGGGCTGCCCATGCGTTGGATCCGGTTGAACGGACAGTGCAAGTCGCGGGTCGCCCCACCATCAGCTATGACATCTGCTCGGTGGATGTGGGGGTCACCAGCGCGATGCCAACCCTGCCCGGTTTTGCCGAACACGCTGTCCCGGCCAAACCGCTTGGTCCGCTGGCCAGCCGCTGGGCCGAATATCTGCCCGGGGCTGGCCCGGCCTCGGTCGCGGTGATCGGCGGCGGCGTCGCGGGAGCAGAAATCGCCATGGCCATGGCCCATGCGCTGCGGCAGGCCAACCGCACCGTCGGCGTGACCCTGATCGAACAGGACCACATCCTGTCAGCCGTCAAACCGCGAACAGCGCTAAGTCTGCGCACAGCGCTGGCGGACCTTGGGGTTAAGGTTATTGAACAGGCTGTTGTCGGCCAAATTGATGCCAACGGCGTTCTGTTGCGCGATGGCCGCAGGATCGACGCGGGCTTTGTCACCGGGGCAGCGGGCGCGCAGCCCTATGACTGGATTGCGCAGACTGGCGTGAACCTGCACCAAGGATTCATCGCAGTGAACGCCCAATTGCAATCCAGCGACGCACACATCTTTGCGGTCGGCGATTGCGCCCATTTAACGGCATCCCCACGCCCCAAGGCGGGCGTGTTTGCTGTCCGCGAGGCACCGGTGCTGTTTCACAACCTGCGTGCGGCGCTAAGCGGCGGCGCAATGCGGGCCTATCGGCCCCAGCGCGACTATCTCAAGCTGATCTCGATGGGTGGCAAGTCAGCGTTGGCCGAACGGTTCGGCCTGCCCCTCTCCGGGTCAATTATGTGGCAATGGAAAAACCATATCGACCAGAAATTCATGCACAAGTTCAGCGATCTACCCCGGATGCCAACGCCGCGCCTGCCGTCTCCGCGCGCGCTGGACGTGGATGTCGCGGTAGGCCCGCGCCCCATGTGCGGTGGTTGCGGCGCAAAGGTGGGGCGCGGTGCGCTGACTGATGCGTTGGCTCGGCTTGACCCGCCCCGGCGCTCTGACATCCGCGCACTGCCCGGCGACGACGCAGCGCTGTTGCTGACCAGCGGCGCGCAACAAGTGATCAGCACCGATCATCTGCGCAGCTTTACCAATGATCCCGTCGTGATGACCCGTATTGCCGCCGTCCATGCGCTTGGGGATATCTGGGCCATGGGGGCCAGGCCACAGGCCGCGCTGGTCAGCCTGATCCTGCCACGACTGTCGGACAGTCTGACCAGACGCACCATCGAGGAAATCATGCAGACCGCGCAAACAGTCCTGCGCGACGCCGGTGCCGAAATCGTCGGCGGCCACAGCTCGGTCGGGGATGAGATGACCATCGGGTTCAGCATCACCGGGCTGTGCGACGACGCGCCGATCACCCTGCGCGGCGCACAACCCGGCGACGCGTTGATCCTGACCAAACCGCTGGGCAGCGGTGTCATCCTTGCCGCCGAAATGACACGCGAGGCCCGGGGCGATTGGGTGATTGCAGCGCTGGATCTGATGCAGCGCGGTCAGGGTAGCGCATCAAAACTGATGCGCGGCGCCCATGCGATGACTGATGTCACCGGTTTTGGACTGGCCGGGCATCTGCGCGGGATCTGCGATGCCTCGGGCGTCGGTGCTGAGATTGTGCTGCACGACGTGCCGTTGATGCCAGGCGCGTTTGAGCTGTCCGATGCCGGAATACGTTCGACCATCTTTGCGCAGAACCGTGCGGTTCTGGCGGATTTTCCCAGCGATCCGCGCCGCGACCTGCTGTTTGATCCGCAGACCGCTGGCGGATTGCTTGCCGCCGTTGCTGCGGACAAGGCCCCGGATCTGATCCGACAGTTGCAAGCGGTCGGCGACCCCGCTGCGATTATCGGCCATGTGACGGCCGCAGCCGGTCAGATCACCATCGTCTGA
- the mnmH gene encoding tRNA 2-selenouridine(34) synthase MnmH, giving the protein MAVDATHLSELLAHGFDTVIDVRSPAEFAEDHVPGAINLPVLDNAERARVGTIYKQESPFLARKLGAALVFRNAAAHIEGPLAHHEGGWRPLVYCWRGGQRSGAFTWMLGQIGWRADVLRGGYKTYRRLVTQALYDAPIPHRVVQLGGYTGTAKTDLLQHLDRRGVQVLDLEGLAHHRGSLLGGMPGGQPSQKAFESALAQALHRLDPARPVVVEAESSKIGALLLPPSLWAAMKAAPWIEVSAPVPERARYLAEAYADVLANGERLRQILQHLVAFRGRPVVDHWSDLITQGDMTALTAALVTQHYDPAYDKSMRAVAPSVAVRIATERLDPASLDVVAGRIEGALQTMVI; this is encoded by the coding sequence ATGGCTGTTGACGCAACACATCTTTCTGAGCTGCTGGCGCATGGTTTTGATACCGTAATCGACGTGCGCAGCCCCGCTGAGTTCGCCGAGGATCACGTGCCTGGCGCGATCAACCTTCCCGTGCTTGATAACGCCGAGCGTGCGCGCGTCGGTACGATCTATAAGCAGGAAAGCCCGTTTCTGGCGCGCAAACTGGGCGCTGCGCTGGTGTTCCGCAATGCTGCTGCGCATATCGAGGGGCCTCTGGCGCATCACGAAGGCGGCTGGCGACCGCTGGTCTATTGCTGGCGCGGCGGTCAGCGATCCGGCGCATTTACGTGGATGCTGGGGCAGATTGGCTGGCGTGCCGATGTTTTGCGCGGCGGTTACAAGACCTATCGGCGGTTGGTGACGCAGGCGCTGTATGACGCGCCAATCCCGCATCGGGTGGTTCAGCTTGGCGGTTATACCGGCACCGCAAAGACGGATCTGTTGCAACATCTTGACCGGCGCGGCGTGCAGGTTCTGGATCTTGAAGGGCTGGCGCATCATCGCGGTTCGTTGCTGGGTGGGATGCCGGGGGGCCAGCCCAGCCAAAAGGCGTTTGAATCGGCGCTGGCGCAGGCTTTGCATCGGCTCGATCCCGCGCGGCCCGTGGTGGTCGAGGCGGAATCGAGCAAAATCGGCGCGCTGCTGCTGCCGCCCAGCCTGTGGGCCGCGATGAAAGCCGCCCCTTGGATCGAAGTTTCTGCGCCGGTGCCGGAACGGGCGCGCTATCTGGCTGAGGCCTATGCCGACGTTCTGGCCAACGGAGAGAGGTTGCGGCAGATTTTGCAACATCTGGTGGCGTTTCGTGGCCGGCCCGTGGTGGATCATTGGTCAGATCTGATCACGCAGGGCGACATGACGGCCCTGACTGCCGCGCTTGTGACCCAGCATTACGATCCCGCCTATGACAAGTCGATGCGCGCCGTGGCCCCCAGTGTGGCGGTTCGGATTGCGACCGAACGGCTCGATCCCGCCTCGCTCGACGTGGTGGCGGGCCGGATCGAGGGTGCGCTTCAGACGATGGTGATCTGA